A DNA window from Mycolicibacter terrae contains the following coding sequences:
- a CDS encoding acetyl-CoA carboxylase family protein, with protein sequence MPTTVLIANRGEIALRILRTATELGYRTVAVYAEDDADSPHVHAADDAIGLPGAGPSAYLDQAAVLAAAKKSDAEQIHPGYGFLSENAAFARAVAAAGRTFVGPDPELLDLFGDKSAARGAAISAGLPVPAATDGAAGVQQIHDFLRAHPGGIMVKALAGGGGRGIRVVRSADRLDDAYRWCAGEARLGFGTAAVFAEELIEDARHIEVQIVADGVQALAVGDRDCSIQRRYQKLIEVAPAPGVSPELRTELHRAAARLCAKFGYRGLATVEFLVTEDDFVFLEVNPRLQVEHPVTEMVTGLDLVAVQLRIADGAALGDLDLPAGVIAAEGRVTGQVADTHGIAIECRVNAETVAADGTVQPCVGTVSVFTPPSGPGIRVDTYARPGLTIGPRYDSLLAKVIVHVHGTSFLAALRKARTAVAELAITGVGTNVGLLDAVLCDEGMGAGVVTTGWLDRRLPTLVAASAPTRDEHRTLTTDLGPGEQVLYAPMAGTVAEVSPDVVLEAMKMQHVLAAPGAVVRTLVDPGQVLGAGDPVLVFVPAGDGSSAGPDAGPEPDSPRTDLDEVVDRHRLARDDGRPEVVAKRHRQGRRTARENIADLVDPGSFVEYGALAVAAQRSRRSEQDLIINTPADGLVAGLATIGATQVAVASYDYTVLAGTQGMRNHAKTDRLFEVAARRGLPVVLFAEGGGGRPGDTDVAGMAGLDLMTFRSLAALNGQVPLVAIVSGRCFAGNAALAGVCDVIVATPDANIGMGGPAMIEGGGLGVYRPEEIGPIEVQRRNGVVALAARDEAEAVALAQRYLSYFGGAVTDWTEPDPRLARHVVPQNRLRAYDVRRAIDVIADVDSVLELRPDYGVGIVTALVRVHGVAHGLLANNSHHLGGAIDAEAADKTADFFTLCESFRMPVVTLCDTPGFMVGPDAEREATVRRFSRMFIAGARLTVPMGMIVLRKGYGLGAMAMAGGSFHAPQFTVAWPTGEIGGMGLEGAVRLGFRKELADAADPDQRQQLFDQLVEAAYRRGRALSAATTFELDDVIDPAQSRTWIASLSDG encoded by the coding sequence GTGCCGACGACGGTGCTGATCGCCAACCGCGGTGAGATAGCGCTGCGAATACTGCGTACCGCAACCGAATTGGGTTATCGCACGGTTGCCGTCTATGCCGAGGACGACGCGGACAGCCCGCATGTGCACGCTGCCGACGACGCCATCGGCCTGCCCGGCGCAGGTCCGTCGGCCTACCTGGATCAGGCCGCCGTCCTGGCCGCCGCCAAGAAGTCCGATGCTGAGCAGATCCACCCCGGCTACGGATTCCTCTCGGAGAATGCGGCATTCGCTCGAGCGGTCGCAGCGGCGGGGCGCACCTTCGTCGGGCCGGACCCTGAACTTCTCGATCTGTTCGGCGACAAGTCCGCGGCCCGCGGCGCAGCGATCAGCGCCGGGCTGCCGGTTCCGGCCGCCACCGACGGGGCCGCCGGAGTGCAACAGATCCATGACTTCTTGCGCGCCCACCCCGGCGGAATCATGGTCAAAGCGCTGGCCGGGGGCGGAGGCCGGGGAATACGCGTGGTCCGCTCCGCCGACCGGCTCGACGACGCCTACCGGTGGTGCGCGGGTGAGGCCCGACTCGGGTTCGGCACCGCGGCGGTGTTCGCCGAGGAACTCATCGAGGACGCACGCCACATCGAGGTGCAGATCGTCGCCGACGGCGTGCAGGCGCTGGCGGTCGGCGATCGCGACTGCAGCATCCAGCGCCGCTATCAGAAGCTGATCGAGGTCGCACCCGCCCCCGGGGTCTCCCCAGAATTGCGTACCGAGCTGCACCGGGCTGCCGCCCGCCTATGCGCCAAGTTCGGGTACCGGGGCCTGGCGACCGTGGAATTCCTTGTCACCGAAGACGATTTCGTCTTCCTCGAGGTCAACCCGCGCCTTCAGGTGGAACACCCCGTCACCGAGATGGTGACAGGGCTGGACCTGGTGGCCGTGCAGCTGCGGATCGCCGACGGCGCCGCACTGGGCGACCTGGATCTGCCGGCCGGGGTCATCGCCGCCGAAGGCCGCGTGACCGGGCAGGTTGCAGACACGCACGGGATAGCCATCGAATGCCGAGTCAACGCCGAGACGGTGGCCGCCGACGGTACGGTGCAACCCTGCGTCGGCACCGTGTCGGTGTTCACCCCACCGAGCGGACCGGGGATCCGCGTCGACACCTACGCGCGACCGGGCCTGACCATCGGCCCCCGCTACGACTCACTGCTGGCCAAGGTGATCGTCCATGTGCACGGCACCTCGTTCCTCGCCGCGCTGCGCAAGGCACGAACTGCCGTGGCAGAGTTGGCTATTACCGGCGTCGGCACCAATGTCGGGTTGCTGGACGCAGTGCTGTGTGACGAGGGGATGGGCGCCGGCGTCGTGACGACCGGATGGCTGGACCGCCGACTGCCCACCCTGGTCGCGGCGTCGGCGCCGACCCGCGACGAACATCGCACCCTCACAACAGATCTCGGCCCGGGCGAACAGGTGTTGTACGCGCCGATGGCCGGCACCGTGGCCGAGGTGTCGCCCGATGTCGTGCTCGAGGCGATGAAGATGCAGCATGTGCTCGCTGCTCCCGGCGCCGTGGTACGCACCCTGGTCGACCCGGGGCAGGTCCTCGGCGCCGGAGATCCGGTGCTGGTGTTCGTCCCCGCCGGGGACGGGAGCAGCGCCGGGCCCGACGCCGGCCCGGAGCCGGATTCCCCGCGCACCGACCTCGACGAGGTCGTCGACCGGCACCGGCTCGCCCGCGACGACGGCCGCCCCGAGGTCGTCGCCAAACGGCATCGGCAGGGCCGGCGCACCGCCCGGGAGAACATCGCCGATCTGGTCGACCCCGGCAGTTTCGTCGAATACGGGGCGCTGGCGGTGGCGGCGCAGCGCAGCCGGCGCTCAGAGCAGGACCTGATCATCAACACGCCGGCTGACGGCCTGGTCGCAGGGCTGGCGACCATCGGTGCGACGCAGGTGGCGGTGGCCTCCTACGACTACACCGTGCTGGCGGGCACCCAGGGAATGCGCAACCACGCCAAGACCGACCGGCTCTTCGAGGTGGCCGCCCGCCGCGGTCTTCCGGTGGTGCTGTTCGCCGAAGGGGGCGGCGGCCGGCCCGGTGACACCGATGTCGCGGGCATGGCCGGGCTGGATCTCATGACGTTTCGTTCGCTGGCCGCCTTGAACGGCCAGGTGCCGCTGGTGGCGATCGTGTCCGGCCGCTGTTTCGCCGGCAACGCGGCGTTGGCCGGGGTGTGCGACGTGATCGTGGCGACTCCGGACGCCAACATCGGGATGGGCGGGCCGGCCATGATCGAAGGTGGCGGGCTGGGCGTCTATCGGCCCGAGGAGATCGGGCCGATCGAGGTGCAGCGTCGCAACGGGGTGGTCGCGCTGGCGGCACGCGATGAGGCCGAAGCGGTGGCGCTGGCCCAGCGCTACCTGTCCTACTTCGGCGGTGCGGTGACCGACTGGACCGAACCCGATCCGCGGCTGGCCCGGCATGTGGTGCCGCAGAACCGATTGCGGGCCTATGACGTACGCCGAGCGATCGATGTGATCGCCGACGTCGATTCGGTGCTGGAACTGCGACCCGATTACGGAGTCGGGATAGTGACCGCCCTGGTGCGCGTGCACGGGGTCGCCCACGGGTTGCTGGCCAACAACAGTCACCACCTCGGTGGCGCCATCGACGCGGAGGCGGCCGACAAGACCGCCGACTTCTTCACGCTCTGTGAGTCGTTCCGGATGCCGGTGGTGACGCTGTGCGACACACCGGGATTCATGGTGGGTCCGGATGCCGAACGGGAGGCCACCGTGCGCCGGTTCAGCCGGATGTTCATCGCCGGCGCCCGGCTGACGGTGCCGATGGGAATGATCGTGCTGCGCAAAGGTTACGGGCTGGGGGCGATGGCGATGGCGGGCGGTTCGTTTCACGCCCCGCAGTTCACCGTCGCCTGGCCGACCGGCGAGATCGGCGGGATGGGCTTGGAAGGGGCGGTGCGGCTCGGGTTCCGCAAGGAACTTGCCGATGCCGCCGATCCCGATCAGCGTCAACAGCTCTTCGATCAGCTGGTGGAGGCGGCCTACCGGCGTGGGCGCGCCCTGAGCGCCGCGACCACTTTCGAACTCGACGATGTGATCGACCCGGCACAGTCCCGAACATGGATCGCGAGCCTGTCCGACGGTTAG
- a CDS encoding DNA recombination protein RmuC, producing the protein MDTALLILLTSLALLAVILQVVALLRPGGGALSPEQLAALRGDSERVERTLREEQHAGRAELAQAFHHWQTTLHRFGSAQQGTLEKLGATLDRQLGSLQAENTAQLERMRATVDEKLQATLETRLAQSFSQISERLEAVQRGLGEMQTLATGVGDLKRVLTNVKTRGIFGEAQLAALLAETLTPEQYATNVSTVPGSTARVEFAIRLPGATGAGEVLLPVDAKFPREDFERLLDAQENADAVGEAAARQALVRRIEAEAGDICDKYLAPPHTTDFAILFLATESLYAEVLRQPGLFEQIQAKFQVTLAGPTTLAALLNSLRMGFRTLAIEQRSSEVWQVLGAVKTEFGKFAAVLEKTRKQLDTARNTIDTAGVRTRAIERRLRAVESLPEHEAGTMLEELADGAGTLDELDVGFS; encoded by the coding sequence ATGGACACGGCGCTGTTGATCCTCCTCACGTCGCTTGCGTTGCTGGCGGTCATCCTCCAGGTGGTAGCGCTGCTGCGCCCGGGTGGTGGGGCGCTCTCACCGGAGCAGCTCGCCGCACTGCGCGGCGACAGTGAACGCGTAGAGCGAACGCTGCGCGAAGAGCAGCATGCCGGGCGGGCCGAACTCGCCCAGGCTTTCCACCACTGGCAGACCACGCTGCACCGGTTCGGTTCGGCCCAGCAGGGCACGCTGGAGAAACTCGGCGCCACGCTGGATCGGCAGCTGGGGAGCCTGCAGGCCGAGAACACCGCGCAGTTGGAGAGAATGCGCGCGACGGTGGACGAGAAGCTGCAGGCGACGCTGGAAACCCGGCTGGCCCAATCGTTCAGCCAGATCTCCGAACGTCTGGAGGCCGTGCAGCGGGGCCTCGGCGAGATGCAGACGCTGGCCACCGGGGTGGGCGACTTGAAGCGGGTTCTGACCAACGTCAAGACCCGCGGCATCTTCGGCGAGGCGCAACTGGCCGCCCTGCTGGCCGAGACGCTGACCCCGGAGCAGTACGCCACCAACGTCAGCACCGTGCCGGGATCGACTGCGCGAGTGGAGTTCGCGATCCGACTACCCGGTGCAACCGGTGCCGGTGAGGTGCTGTTGCCCGTCGACGCCAAGTTCCCCCGCGAGGACTTCGAGCGGCTGCTCGATGCGCAGGAGAACGCCGACGCGGTGGGGGAGGCGGCCGCGCGGCAGGCATTGGTCCGGCGGATCGAAGCCGAGGCCGGAGACATCTGTGACAAGTACCTCGCGCCGCCGCACACCACGGACTTCGCGATCCTGTTCCTGGCCACCGAGAGCCTCTACGCCGAGGTGCTGCGCCAGCCGGGCCTGTTCGAGCAGATCCAGGCTAAATTCCAGGTCACCCTGGCTGGTCCCACGACGTTGGCCGCCCTGCTCAACAGCCTGCGGATGGGCTTTCGCACGCTGGCGATCGAGCAGCGCAGCAGCGAGGTGTGGCAGGTGCTCGGCGCCGTCAAGACCGAGTTCGGAAAGTTCGCGGCCGTATTGGAGAAGACCCGCAAGCAGCTCGACACCGCCCGCAACACCATCGATACCGCCGGCGTCCGTACCCGGGCTATCGAACGCCGGCTGCGCGCGGTGGAATCACTGCCCGAACACGAGGCCGGAACCATGCTGGAGGAACTGGCCGACGGGGCGGGGACACTGGACGAACTTGACGTCGGATTCAGTTAG
- a CDS encoding TetR/AcrR family transcriptional regulator, which yields MDAVPVAPARQLPATVRGARTRAALVAAARKVFERDGYLDAKLTDITKAAGCATGSFYTYFANKEEIFAAVLEQAQQDMMHPGMGRVSRAADPYAVLEASNRAYLEAYRRNARLMGLLEQVAQIDPKFRAFRSQRADAFIQRNAAGIADLQERGIAAADVDPLLASRALSGMVSRLAYNIFVLEEATGSAGVDFEALVTTVTRLWANALQFHANSN from the coding sequence ATGGATGCCGTGCCGGTCGCCCCGGCCCGCCAGTTGCCGGCGACGGTGCGCGGGGCGCGGACCCGGGCCGCGCTGGTGGCGGCGGCCCGCAAGGTGTTCGAGCGGGACGGTTATCTCGACGCCAAACTGACCGACATCACCAAGGCGGCCGGTTGCGCCACCGGGTCGTTTTACACCTATTTCGCGAACAAGGAAGAGATCTTCGCCGCCGTCCTCGAGCAGGCGCAGCAGGACATGATGCATCCGGGGATGGGCCGGGTGAGCCGAGCCGCCGATCCGTACGCGGTGCTCGAGGCGAGCAATCGTGCCTACCTGGAAGCGTATCGGCGCAATGCAAGGTTGATGGGGCTGCTCGAGCAGGTGGCGCAGATCGATCCGAAGTTCCGCGCCTTCCGGTCGCAGCGCGCTGATGCGTTCATCCAGCGCAACGCCGCCGGAATCGCCGACCTGCAGGAGCGCGGGATCGCCGCCGCCGACGTCGATCCGCTGCTGGCGTCGCGGGCGCTGTCGGGGATGGTCAGCCGGCTGGCGTACAACATCTTCGTGCTCGAGGAGGCCACCGGCAGCGCCGGCGTCGACTTCGAGGCGTTGGTCACCACCGTCACCCGGTTATGGGCGAACGCCCTGCAGTTCCACGCGAACAGCAATTGA
- a CDS encoding SDR family oxidoreductase: protein MKVAERVAIVTGGGGGIGGAVAAALAKAGARVVVADLDADAATAVADTINADRPDAAVGCGGDVADTEVIQGLIATAERRYGPVDMYFANAGITGAPGLDAGEADWDQAIDINLRAHIRAAQLLVPGWVQRGEGYFVSTASAAGLLTQLGGAAYAVTKHAAVGFAEWLNITYGDQGVRVSCLCPMGVNTKLLYAGEQSGDPLGDLATRAVTAAGEVLEPAAVAEEVLAAIDDERFLILPHPAVLEMYRFKGTDYDRWLRGMRRYQRGLLNA, encoded by the coding sequence ATGAAGGTTGCGGAACGGGTCGCCATCGTCACCGGTGGCGGAGGCGGGATCGGCGGCGCCGTGGCGGCGGCGCTCGCCAAGGCCGGGGCACGCGTGGTGGTGGCCGACCTCGATGCCGACGCCGCGACCGCGGTGGCCGACACGATCAACGCCGACCGGCCGGACGCGGCGGTCGGGTGCGGCGGCGATGTCGCCGACACCGAAGTGATCCAGGGACTGATCGCAACGGCCGAGCGCCGGTACGGCCCGGTCGACATGTACTTCGCCAACGCCGGAATCACCGGCGCACCCGGCCTGGACGCCGGCGAGGCCGACTGGGACCAGGCCATCGACATCAATCTGCGGGCCCACATCCGTGCCGCACAGCTGTTGGTTCCCGGCTGGGTGCAGCGCGGTGAGGGGTACTTCGTGTCCACCGCCTCGGCGGCCGGCCTGCTCACCCAACTGGGCGGGGCCGCCTACGCGGTCACCAAGCACGCCGCCGTCGGGTTCGCCGAATGGCTCAACATCACCTACGGCGACCAGGGAGTGCGGGTCAGCTGCCTGTGCCCGATGGGAGTCAACACCAAGCTGCTCTACGCCGGTGAGCAGTCTGGCGACCCGCTGGGTGATCTCGCCACCCGGGCGGTCACCGCGGCTGGCGAGGTGCTCGAACCGGCCGCCGTCGCCGAGGAGGTGCTGGCGGCCATCGACGACGAACGCTTCCTGATCCTGCCGCATCCGGCGGTGCTGGAGATGTACCGGTTCAAGGGAACCGATTACGACCGCTGGCTGCGCGGAATGCGGCGCTATCAGCGTGGCCTGCTCAATGCGTAA
- a CDS encoding acyl-CoA dehydrogenase family protein, translated as MSLFDISERAAKYQSDLLEFMDSCVYPAESVYETQMAESGDPHFQPPILEELKAQARERGLWNLFHPHAEWGPGLTNLEYAPLAEIMGRSPHLAPEACNCSAPDTGNMEVFTLFGSDEHKEKYLKPLLEGTIRSAFVMTEPQVASSDATNVQLSMDKDEATGDYLLNGRKWFASNALHQNCKVMIVMGKTDPNTATYRQQSMMVVPIDAPGVTIVRGLPVFGYQDREGHAEIDFKDVRVPAKDVLKGEGEGFAIAQARLGPGRIHHCMRAIGMAERALELLCTRAQSRVTFGKPVSDNANIRDWIAEARIDIEMIRLLTLKTAYLMDTVGNKAAQVEIAAIKVAAPNIALKIVDRAIQVHGAGGVTDDFPLAGFWAHLRTLRLADGPDEVHKRAIARQELAKYSEGAR; from the coding sequence ATGTCCCTTTTCGATATCTCTGAACGCGCCGCGAAGTATCAGTCCGATCTGCTGGAGTTCATGGACAGTTGCGTCTATCCGGCCGAGTCGGTCTACGAGACGCAGATGGCCGAATCCGGCGATCCGCATTTTCAGCCGCCGATCCTGGAGGAGCTCAAGGCGCAGGCGCGCGAGCGCGGCTTGTGGAACCTGTTCCATCCGCACGCCGAATGGGGGCCGGGCCTGACCAACCTGGAATACGCGCCGCTGGCCGAGATCATGGGCCGCAGTCCGCATCTGGCGCCGGAAGCCTGCAACTGTAGCGCTCCCGACACCGGCAACATGGAGGTGTTCACGCTCTTCGGCAGTGACGAACACAAGGAGAAGTACCTCAAGCCGCTGCTGGAGGGCACCATCCGTTCGGCGTTCGTGATGACCGAACCGCAGGTGGCCAGCTCGGACGCCACCAACGTGCAGCTGTCGATGGACAAAGACGAGGCGACCGGGGACTACCTCCTCAACGGACGTAAGTGGTTCGCGTCCAACGCTTTGCATCAAAACTGCAAGGTCATGATCGTGATGGGAAAGACCGACCCGAACACTGCGACGTATCGCCAGCAGTCGATGATGGTGGTTCCGATCGACGCCCCGGGTGTCACCATCGTGCGTGGGCTGCCGGTCTTCGGCTACCAGGACCGCGAGGGCCACGCCGAGATCGACTTCAAAGACGTTCGGGTGCCGGCCAAAGACGTGCTCAAGGGTGAAGGCGAGGGGTTCGCGATCGCCCAGGCCCGGCTCGGGCCGGGCCGCATCCACCACTGCATGCGGGCCATCGGCATGGCGGAGCGGGCACTGGAGTTGCTGTGCACGCGCGCACAGTCCCGGGTCACGTTCGGCAAGCCGGTCTCCGACAACGCCAACATCCGCGACTGGATCGCCGAGGCGCGCATAGACATCGAGATGATCCGCCTGCTCACCCTCAAGACCGCATACCTGATGGACACCGTCGGCAACAAGGCGGCGCAGGTCGAGATCGCGGCGATCAAGGTCGCCGCACCCAACATCGCGCTGAAGATCGTCGACCGGGCCATACAGGTGCACGGCGCCGGTGGCGTCACCGATGACTTCCCGCTGGCGGGCTTCTGGGCGCACCTGCGCACCCTGCGACTCGCCGACGGTCCCGACGAGGTGCACAAGCGCGCCATCGCCCGCCAGGAACTGGCCAAATACTCCGAGGGTGCACGATGA
- a CDS encoding SDR family oxidoreductase, with the protein MTTQDLKGRTAIITGGSRGIGLATGQRLAQAGANVVLTSRNQESADAAAAQVDGNVLGVAAHVAEDDAAQRCIDLTLERFGSVDILVNNAGTNPAFGPLIDQDHARFAKIFDINLWGPLLWTSCAVKGWMGEHGGVVINTASIGGMSFGPLMGMYNATKAALIHVTKQLALELSPGIRVNAICPGVVRTKMAEVLWKEHEQALSTTTPLGRIGEPVDVAGAVAFLVSDAASWITGQTLVIDGGQILGDASGYRAGFGG; encoded by the coding sequence ATGACGACACAGGATCTGAAGGGGCGCACCGCGATCATCACCGGCGGATCCCGGGGCATCGGGTTGGCGACCGGCCAGCGCCTGGCCCAGGCTGGGGCCAACGTGGTTCTCACCTCACGGAATCAGGAGAGTGCCGACGCCGCCGCGGCCCAGGTCGACGGTAACGTGCTCGGTGTGGCAGCGCACGTCGCCGAAGACGATGCCGCGCAGCGGTGCATCGATCTCACCCTGGAGCGGTTCGGCAGTGTCGACATCCTGGTCAACAACGCTGGCACCAATCCCGCGTTCGGCCCCCTGATCGACCAGGACCACGCCCGGTTCGCCAAGATCTTCGACATCAACCTGTGGGGTCCGCTGCTGTGGACGTCGTGCGCGGTGAAGGGTTGGATGGGCGAGCACGGCGGCGTCGTGATCAACACCGCTTCGATCGGCGGGATGAGTTTCGGGCCGCTGATGGGCATGTACAACGCCACCAAGGCCGCGCTGATCCACGTGACCAAGCAACTGGCGCTGGAACTTTCGCCCGGTATCCGGGTCAACGCCATCTGCCCGGGTGTGGTGCGCACCAAGATGGCCGAGGTGCTCTGGAAGGAACACGAGCAGGCCCTGTCGACGACGACACCGCTGGGCCGGATCGGCGAGCCGGTCGACGTGGCCGGCGCGGTCGCGTTCCTGGTGTCGGATGCCGCGAGCTGGATCACCGGGCAGACCCTGGTGATCGACGGCGGTCAAATCCTCGGCGACGCAAGCGGGTACCGGGCGGGCTTCGGTGGCTGA
- a CDS encoding phosphotransferase family protein, translating to MVARWIAQLGIPVTRPLRFERIGIGQSNLTYLVSDAADHRWVLRRPPLGKLLASAHDVAREARILAALEDTDVPTPRVYGLTRDPDGTPLLLMEYVAGVVADRMSVAESLSRERRRQIGLSMPKTLAKIHAVDIKAVGLDDLASHKPYAERQLKRWAGQWEKSKMRELPALDDLTRRLVAAAPPQQELTLVHGDFHLRNVITSPENGEVISVLDWELSTLGDPLADMGSLLGYWPRPGEEDIAGEFVISTLDGFPDRSELARVYLEQTGRDAATLEFWHALGLWKLAIIAEGIVRRVMENPANKAAAGTPITAWIDALVQKAREVAEDAGI from the coding sequence ATGGTGGCGCGCTGGATTGCGCAGCTGGGTATCCCCGTCACCCGCCCGCTGAGATTTGAGCGGATCGGGATCGGGCAGTCGAACCTGACCTACCTGGTTTCCGACGCGGCCGATCACCGCTGGGTGCTGCGCCGGCCGCCGCTGGGCAAGCTGCTGGCCTCGGCCCATGACGTAGCCCGAGAGGCACGGATTCTTGCCGCCCTGGAGGACACCGACGTGCCCACGCCGCGGGTGTACGGGCTGACCCGCGATCCAGACGGCACGCCGCTGCTGTTGATGGAGTACGTCGCCGGGGTGGTGGCCGACCGGATGTCGGTGGCCGAATCGCTGTCTCGGGAGCGGCGCCGGCAGATCGGGCTGTCAATGCCCAAGACACTGGCCAAGATCCACGCCGTCGACATCAAAGCCGTCGGCCTCGACGATCTGGCCAGCCACAAGCCGTATGCCGAGCGCCAGCTCAAACGCTGGGCCGGTCAATGGGAGAAATCCAAGATGCGGGAGCTACCCGCACTCGATGACCTGACCCGGCGCCTCGTCGCCGCGGCGCCGCCGCAGCAGGAACTCACCCTGGTGCACGGCGACTTTCACCTGCGCAACGTGATCACCTCACCGGAGAACGGGGAAGTGATCAGCGTGCTGGACTGGGAGCTGTCCACCCTCGGCGACCCGCTGGCCGACATGGGCAGCCTGCTGGGGTACTGGCCGCGGCCCGGCGAGGAGGACATCGCCGGGGAGTTCGTCATCAGCACGCTGGACGGCTTTCCCGACCGGTCCGAGCTGGCCCGGGTGTACCTGGAGCAGACCGGACGTGATGCGGCGACGCTCGAATTCTGGCACGCGCTGGGGCTGTGGAAGCTCGCGATCATCGCCGAGGGGATCGTTCGGCGGGTGATGGAGAACCCGGCGAACAAGGCCGCCGCGGGAACGCCCATCACCGCCTGGATCGACGCGCTCGTGCAGAAGGCCCGCGAGGTCGCCGAGGACGCGGGTATCTGA
- a CDS encoding MFS transporter — translation MIGTTIEFYDFYVYAAAAVTVFPHLFFPPGNANAALLASLATFGLAFVARPVGSILFGHFGDRLGRKTTLVASLLVMGIATFLIGALPTYHQIGLVAPVLLAVLRFSQGLALGGEWSGAALLATETAKPGRRASAGIWPQLGAPLGFLLATAIFLILLRRLDPATAGPDGYGAFLTWGWRIPFLLSAAMVAVGLYVRLRLTETPVFAQAIESGQRVNAPIAQVIRGSWRQLIIGTLVMVATYTLFYTVTTWTLSYGTAKRPPEGTGLGYSYADFLGLQLIAVMFFVVVLPMSGALADRFGRRPVLLVFTAGIMVYGTTFGVFLGPNRSSGATLAFLIIGMTLMGLAFGPMSAVLPELFPTNVRYTGSGVSYNAASILGAAVAPFIATWLATEHGVRWVGVYLSAAAACSFVALLVMRETRDTALDGVGVADHVGDALHPG, via the coding sequence ATGATCGGCACCACCATCGAGTTCTACGACTTCTACGTCTATGCCGCCGCGGCGGTCACCGTCTTCCCGCACCTGTTCTTCCCGCCGGGAAACGCAAATGCCGCACTGCTGGCGTCGTTGGCGACGTTCGGCCTGGCGTTCGTGGCCCGGCCCGTGGGGTCGATCCTGTTCGGCCACTTCGGCGATCGGCTGGGCCGCAAGACCACGCTGGTGGCCTCGTTGCTGGTGATGGGCATCGCGACGTTCCTGATCGGTGCGCTGCCCACGTACCACCAGATCGGCCTGGTCGCGCCGGTATTACTGGCTGTCCTGCGGTTCAGCCAGGGTCTGGCACTCGGCGGCGAATGGAGCGGTGCGGCGCTGCTGGCCACCGAGACCGCCAAACCGGGGAGGCGGGCCTCGGCGGGAATCTGGCCGCAGCTGGGTGCGCCGTTGGGATTCCTGCTCGCCACCGCGATCTTCCTGATCCTGCTCCGAAGGCTGGATCCGGCTACCGCCGGTCCGGACGGGTACGGGGCGTTTCTCACCTGGGGCTGGCGGATCCCGTTCCTGCTCAGCGCCGCGATGGTGGCCGTCGGACTTTATGTCCGGTTACGGCTCACCGAGACGCCGGTCTTCGCGCAGGCGATCGAGAGCGGGCAGCGCGTCAACGCGCCGATCGCCCAAGTGATCCGGGGCAGCTGGCGTCAGCTGATCATCGGCACGCTGGTGATGGTGGCGACGTACACGCTGTTCTACACCGTGACCACCTGGACGTTGAGCTACGGCACCGCTAAGCGCCCGCCCGAGGGCACCGGGCTGGGATACAGCTACGCCGACTTCCTGGGACTGCAACTGATCGCGGTGATGTTCTTCGTGGTCGTGCTGCCGATGTCGGGAGCGCTGGCCGACCGATTCGGCCGGCGCCCGGTGCTGCTGGTGTTCACCGCCGGAATCATGGTGTACGGAACCACCTTCGGCGTCTTCCTGGGCCCGAACCGATCCTCAGGCGCGACACTGGCCTTCCTGATCATCGGGATGACGTTGATGGGCTTGGCGTTCGGCCCGATGAGTGCGGTCCTGCCCGAGTTGTTCCCGACCAACGTCCGCTATACCGGCTCCGGCGTCTCCTACAACGCGGCGAGCATTCTGGGCGCGGCGGTGGCACCGTTCATCGCCACCTGGCTGGCCACCGAACACGGCGTGCGCTGGGTCGGGGTCTATCTGTCGGCTGCGGCCGCGTGCTCCTTCGTCGCGCT